A genomic segment from Bufo bufo chromosome 8, aBufBuf1.1, whole genome shotgun sequence encodes:
- the LOC120977254 gene encoding UAP56-interacting factor-like, which yields MEVDESQPEAEVQEDNKKIDMSLDDIIKLQNEESEAQSPLNQTGQNGRIKRGNFQNKRYFRNAPRNQQGSGRFKFRQQRYSGVTIRNNALGPITRQRAAASQNFVSPLNRPSLNTKSSQKMVKTQKVQRNTKKYRATNFPVQSLSRRINTQNRRPQMQDGQRQQRTNLVSQSSRVTQQVIMNRGKRQTNSRRWQNDGFGSTLTVSVPNPKATFDPQSKRPAMKRPGGRFRKTEAHPIDPPPKGVPLRFNFRAMANHTNVTLNERFSTIKIKGQYIPARRVGRTVMLT from the exons ATGACATCATAAAACTTCAAAATGAAGAGTCAGAAGCTCAGTCCCCCTTGAATCAGACTGGTCAGAATGGCAGAATTAAAAGAGGCAATTTCCAGAATAAGAGATATTTTAGGAACGCTCCAAGAAATCAACAAG GGTCCGGAAGATTTAAGTTTAGACAGCAAAGGTATTCTGGCGTGACGATCAGGAACAATGCCCTTGGTCCAATAACAAGACAAAGAGCTGCTGCTTCACAGAATTTTGTGAGCCCCCTTAATAGGCCAAGTTTGAATACAAAG AGTTCTCAGAAGATGGTAAAAACTCAAAAGGTCCAAAGAAACACAAAGAAGTATAGAGCAACAAATTTCCCTGTGCAGTCGTTATCAAGGAG AATTAACACACAGAATAGAAGACCACAAATGCAAGATGGGCAAAGACAGCAAAGAACAAATCTAGTCAGCCAAAGTTCAAGG GTGACGCAACAAGTCATTATGAATCGTGGTAAAAGACAGACAAATTCAAGAAG GTGGCAAAACGATGGATTTGGATCCACCTTAACGGTTTCAGTCCCTAATCCTAAAGCAACTTTTGATCCTCA GTCCAAAAGACCAGCAATGAAGCGACCAGGAGGGAGATTTAGAAAAACAGAAGCGCATCCTATAGATCCCCCTCCTAAAGGAGTTCCTCTGAGATTTAATTTCCGGGCTATGGCCAATCAT ACGAATGTCACACTGAATGAACGGTTTTCTACAATAAAGATTAAAGGACAGTATATACCAGCAAGACGAGTGGGGCGGACAGTCATGCTCACTTAA